Proteins encoded in a region of the Stieleria neptunia genome:
- a CDS encoding S1 family peptidase, protein MMTETLTLPADVDQASYSNEPLGPSSQGCCKVSNGNVCGSGSLVGVRNGRSLILTNAHVAGTKLGKSMRCTFPHANNKTVTATVIMAAYSDRIMMDWAVLEADRKLDLPHVKLQNQVPEGEHYTGGYPRCRGPYYQRLNTTRITHNGTVWRWQPISIGGQSGSGVHSARDNLQYGLLTWSWGGDGAGQTMRSVWLQYANRAAVGFPRPLDLVELSDRAEDLEEGFFQQTNITTLPIWDHLDDGGDDDQPEDPEPNPELAEFMIRQLGEWQAEVSNAMERVRKFLPEGDGDDGGGNDTGPLFGL, encoded by the coding sequence ATGATGACAGAGACGCTCACTCTACCCGCCGACGTCGATCAGGCGTCGTATTCCAACGAACCGCTCGGTCCGTCCAGCCAGGGTTGCTGCAAGGTCAGCAACGGGAACGTTTGCGGCTCGGGATCCCTGGTCGGTGTTCGCAACGGCCGATCACTGATTCTGACCAATGCCCACGTCGCCGGCACGAAGCTGGGAAAGTCGATGCGGTGCACGTTTCCGCACGCCAATAACAAGACCGTGACCGCCACCGTGATCATGGCGGCTTACTCGGACCGGATCATGATGGATTGGGCCGTGCTGGAAGCGGATCGCAAGCTGGATCTGCCGCACGTCAAACTGCAGAACCAGGTCCCCGAAGGCGAACACTACACCGGCGGGTACCCACGCTGTCGCGGACCGTATTACCAGCGGCTCAACACGACGCGGATTACGCACAACGGAACCGTGTGGCGCTGGCAACCGATCAGCATCGGCGGACAGTCGGGAAGCGGTGTCCACAGCGCCCGCGACAACCTGCAGTACGGATTGCTGACCTGGTCGTGGGGCGGTGATGGTGCCGGACAGACGATGCGCTCTGTTTGGCTGCAGTATGCCAACCGCGCGGCCGTCGGATTCCCGCGACCGCTTGATCTGGTCGAGCTGAGTGATCGTGCCGAGGATCTGGAGGAAGGGTTCTTTCAGCAGACGAATATCACGACGCTGCCGATTTGGGATCACTTGGATGACGGCGGTGACGATGATCAGCCGGAGGATCCGGAGCCGAATCCGGAGTTGGCGGAGTTCATGATCCGGCAACTCGGTGAGTGGCAGGCGGAGGTTTCGAATGCGATGGAAAGGGTTCGGAAGTTCTTGCCGGAGGGTGATGGGGACGACGGTGGTGGGAACGATACTGGGCCGTTGTTTGGATTGTAG